A stretch of Rhododendron vialii isolate Sample 1 chromosome 4a, ASM3025357v1 DNA encodes these proteins:
- the LOC131322134 gene encoding serine/threonine-protein phosphatase 2A 65 kDa regulatory subunit A beta isoform yields MSMVDEPLYPIAVLIDELKNDDIQLRLNSIRRLSTIARALGEERTRKELIPFLSENNDDDDEVLLAMAEELGVFIPYVGGVEHAHVLLPPLETLCTVEETCVRDKAVESLCRIGSQMREGDLVDSFIPLVKRLAAGEWFTARVSSCGLFHIAYPSAPEMLKTELRSIYSQLCQDDMPMVRRSAATNLGKFAATVEPAHLKSDVMSIFEDLTQDDQDSVRLLAVEGCAALGKLLEPQDCVQHILPVIVNFSQDKSWRVRYMVANQLYELCEAVGPEPTRTDLVPAYVRLLRDNEAEVRIAAAGKVTKFCRILSPELAIQHILPCVKELSSDSSQHVRSALASVIMGMAPVLGKDATIEQLLPIFLSLLKDEFPDVRLNIISKLDQVNQVIGIDLLSQSLLPAIVELAEDRHWRVRLAIIEYIPLLASQLGVGFFDDKLGALCMQWLQDKVYSIRDAAANNLKRLAEEFGPEWAMQHIIPQVLDMITNPHYLYRMTILRAVSLLAPVMGSEITCSKLLPVITSAAKDRVPNIKFNVAKVLQSLISIVDQSVVEKTIRPSLVELAEDPDVDVRFFANQALQSIDHVMMSS; encoded by the exons ATGTCAATGGTTGATGAGCCACTCTACCCAATAGCTGTTCTGATAGATGAGCTTAAGAATGATGACATTCAACTTAGGTTGAATTCGATTCGGAGACTATCAACAATCGCACGTGCTCTTGGGGAGGAGCGAACGCGCAAGGAATTGATACCATTTTTGAGCGAAAACAATGACGATGACGATGAGGTGCTTCTCGCGATGGCGGAAGAGTTGGGTGTGTTTATTCCTTATGTTGGCGGAGTGGAGCATGCACATGTTTTGCTCCCACCTTTGGAAACCCTTTGCACTGTTGAGGAGACCTGTGTGAGGGACAAAGCTGTTGAGTCATTGTGCCGAATTGGATCTCAAATGAGGGAGGGTGATTTGGTTGACTCGTTTATTCCTCTGGTCAAG AGACTGGCAGCGGGTGAATGGTTTACGGCTCGAGTATCTTCTTGTGGACTGTTTCACATAGCTTACCCTAGCGCCCCAGAGATGTTAAAGACAGAATTGCGGTCAATATACAGCCAGTTGTGTCAGGATGACATGCCTATGGTGAGGAGGTCTGCTGCAACAAACTTGGGGAAATTTGCTGCTACTGTTGAACCTGCTCATCTCAAGTCTGACGTCATGTCAATATTTGAGGATCTTACGCAGGATG ATCAAGATTCTGTTCGCTTGTTAGCTGTTGAGGGATGTGCTGCTCTTGGCAAGTTGTTGGAGCCTCAGGATTGTGTTCAACATATTCTTCCTGTCATTGTCAACTTTTCTCAG GACAAGTCTTGGCGTGTCCGCTATATGGTTGCAAATCAATTGTACGAGCTTTGTGAGGCCGTGGGCCCTGAACCTACCAG GACGGATTTGGTTCCTGCCTATGTGCGCTTACTTCGAGATAACGAAGCTGAAGTACGCATTGCAGCTGCTGGCAAAGTTACTAAGTTTTGCAGGATTCTTAGTCCAGAACTTGCTATTCAGCACATTCTTCCCTGTGTGAAG GAATTGTCATCGGATTCTTCTCAGCATGTTCGCTCTGCTTTGGCTTCTGTTATAATGGGAATGGCTCCTGTCCTTGGAAAG GACGCAACTATTGAGCAGCTTCTGCCAATATTCCTTTCCCTCCTGAAGGATGAATTTCCTGATGTGCGCCTCAACATTATCAGCAAACTTGATCAAGTCAATCAG GTTATTGGGATAGATCTTTTGTCCCAATCTTTATTACCTGCCATTGTTGAGCTTGCCGAGGATAGGCATTGGCGGGTTCGGCTTGCGATAATAGAGTACATACCTTTGTTGGCAAGTCAGTTGGGTGTGGGATTTTTTGACGATAAACTTGGGGCTCTCTGCATGCAGTGGTTGCAGGATAAG GTTTACTCGATTCGCGATGCTGCTGCGAACAATCTGAAGCGCCTTGCGGAAGAATTTGGTCCAGAATGGGCAATGCAGCACATCATCCCGCAG GTTTTGGATATGATTACAAATCCACATTATTTGTATCGGATGACCATTCTCCGTGCAGTCTCTCTACTGGCCCCTGTCATGGGCTCAGAAATCACTTGTTCAAAGCTGCTACCTGTGATCACTTCTGCAGCAAAAGACAG aGTCCCCAACATTAAATTCAATGTGGCGAAGGTGTTACAGTCCCTCATTTCCATTGTTGACCAATCC GTTGTGGAGAAGACAATCCGTCCTAGTTTAGTTGAGCTCGCTGAGGATCCAGATGTTGATGTTCGTTTCTTCGCCAACCAAGCACTCCAGTCAATTGATCATGTCATGATGTCAAGCTAA
- the LOC131322791 gene encoding signal recognition particle 19 kDa protein: MDAEISNIKKWIILYPVYINSKKTIAEGRRISAGKACENPTCIEIGDCCAHFKLPFAIELDKAYPRDFMQRGRVRVMLKKEDGTLVNPAISSRKQLMHCVAELVPRHPGRTKKQEPAAASTSGAGPAKSGKGGKKKR; encoded by the exons ATGGACGCGGAAATCTCTAACATAAAGAAGTGGATCATATTGTATCCTGTCTACAtaaattcaaagaaaacaatAGCAGAGGGCAGACGGATAAGCGCAGGCAAAGCTTGTGAAAATCCTACATGTATCGAGATTGGTGATTGCTGCGCCCATTTTAAACTCCCGTTCGCAATTGAG CTTGACAAGGCATATCCACGTGATTTCATGCAACGAGGAAGGGTGAGAGTAATGCTGAAAAAGGAGGATGGGACTTTAGTTAATCCAGCCATTTCTTCAA GGAAACAGCTAATGCACTGCGTAGCAGAGTTAGTACCCAGACACCCTGGAAGAACCAAAAAACAGGAGCCTGCTGCTGCATCTACCTCTGGTGCTGGACCTGCAAAATCTGGGAAGggtggaaaaaagaagagatag